In uncultured Bacteroides sp., one genomic interval encodes:
- a CDS encoding glycoside hydrolase family 3 C-terminal domain-containing protein yields the protein MKAQKYCKYLLLACGLISLGTSSAKIPPYKNTSLSFEKRTEDLVSRMTLAEKVEIVRYDSPEITRLGIPAHNFWNECLHGVARAGRATVFPQAIGMASMWDSSEMFTIADAISDEARAKHHEYASRGKRGIYQGLTYWTPNINIFRDPRWGRGMETYGEDPYLTGELAVPFIKGLQGDDSKYYKLIATAKHFAVHSGPESTRHSFDVWPNDYDMAETYTPHFKKTVKDAKVYSVMCAYQSFRGAPCCGNKFLEGMLRNQWGFKGYIVSDCWAIRDFYEKKGHHIVATPQEAAVMAIKSGTDLNCGDTYIHLAEAVKQGLVTEKELDVSVKRIILARMKLGQFDPQEMVKYSKIPYSVVDSKEHQALADDAARKSIVLLKNENNLLPLSKDVKKVAVIGPNADDLEVLLGNYNGYPTHPKTPLTGLREKLPNAEVTFAQGCQLAEKLPYFTAVPADYLYTDATMQQKGLKADYYNNSNWKGAPVHSRIDKNVDFIWRTTPPFEDLKYDHFSVKWSGVLVPPVTGEYALGGEGFSGFNLYVNDKLVTQWNDIHHPRKLYELMTLEAGKAYNIRLEYTQNNTDYSIMRFLWDTPKPNLKQEAIELAKSSDVVVLCMGLSPLLEGEEMPVKVEGFSGGDRLDIKLPNTQTDLIREIQKLGKPTVLVLLNGSALAFNWENENIPAIVEAWYPGQGGGKAIADVLFGDYNPAGRLPLTFYKSIDQIPAFTEYDMTGKTYRYFKGEPLYEFGYGLSYSTFEYALKNVPTTIKAGENIKVTAEVKNTGKIDGDEVVELYVSLPDSKLKTAIRSLQGFKRIHLKAGEVKEIEFELKPIQISARNSDNFAVVEAGTVQISVGGKQPDAKSIASRQVVLQNIQVTGNTYYIQE from the coding sequence ATGAAAGCGCAAAAATATTGCAAATATCTGCTCCTTGCTTGTGGGTTGATAAGTCTTGGTACATCGAGTGCCAAGATACCTCCTTACAAGAATACCTCTCTGAGTTTTGAGAAACGTACTGAAGACTTGGTATCCAGAATGACGTTGGCAGAGAAAGTTGAAATTGTAAGGTATGATTCACCTGAGATTACCCGGTTGGGTATTCCGGCTCATAATTTCTGGAATGAATGTTTGCATGGAGTTGCTCGTGCGGGAAGAGCCACCGTATTTCCTCAGGCCATTGGTATGGCATCTATGTGGGATAGCAGTGAGATGTTTACCATTGCCGATGCAATCTCGGATGAGGCTCGTGCCAAACATCACGAATACGCTTCCCGTGGGAAAAGAGGTATCTATCAGGGGTTGACTTACTGGACTCCCAATATAAATATCTTTCGTGATCCACGTTGGGGTAGGGGAATGGAAACGTATGGTGAAGATCCTTATCTTACAGGTGAACTGGCTGTTCCTTTTATCAAAGGCTTGCAGGGCGATGATTCTAAATACTATAAGCTGATTGCAACAGCCAAACATTTTGCTGTGCACAGCGGGCCAGAATCTACCCGTCACTCTTTCGATGTATGGCCTAATGATTATGATATGGCAGAGACTTATACTCCGCATTTTAAGAAAACAGTAAAGGATGCTAAAGTATACTCTGTGATGTGTGCTTATCAGAGTTTTCGTGGCGCGCCCTGTTGTGGTAACAAGTTTCTTGAAGGAATGCTTCGTAATCAGTGGGGATTTAAGGGATACATTGTTTCCGATTGCTGGGCTATTCGTGATTTTTATGAGAAAAAAGGACATCATATAGTGGCTACCCCTCAGGAAGCTGCAGTTATGGCAATCAAATCGGGTACCGACCTGAATTGCGGCGATACTTATATCCATCTGGCAGAAGCTGTAAAACAAGGATTGGTTACAGAAAAGGAACTGGATGTTTCTGTGAAACGTATCATCCTTGCTCGTATGAAGCTGGGACAATTCGATCCGCAGGAAATGGTGAAGTACTCTAAGATTCCATACAGTGTGGTTGATAGTAAGGAACATCAGGCTTTGGCCGACGATGCAGCGCGTAAATCTATTGTGTTGCTGAAGAATGAAAACAATCTACTTCCTTTAAGCAAAGACGTTAAAAAGGTGGCTGTTATTGGTCCTAATGCTGATGATCTTGAAGTATTGCTGGGAAATTACAACGGTTATCCAACCCATCCTAAAACTCCGCTGACCGGACTTCGTGAAAAGCTTCCCAATGCAGAAGTAACATTTGCACAAGGTTGCCAGTTGGCCGAAAAACTTCCATATTTCACCGCTGTTCCTGCAGATTATCTTTATACTGATGCAACTATGCAACAGAAAGGATTGAAGGCCGACTACTATAACAACAGCAATTGGAAAGGTGCACCGGTACATTCACGCATTGATAAGAATGTAGACTTTATCTGGCGTACAACACCTCCATTTGAAGATCTGAAATATGATCACTTCTCTGTAAAATGGAGTGGGGTACTTGTTCCTCCCGTAACCGGTGAATATGCATTGGGAGGTGAAGGCTTCTCTGGATTTAATCTTTATGTGAATGATAAGCTGGTAACCCAATGGAATGATATTCATCATCCAAGAAAATTGTATGAACTGATGACTTTAGAGGCTGGCAAAGCTTATAATATTCGTCTGGAATATACTCAGAATAATACAGATTACTCAATTATGAGATTCTTGTGGGATACCCCGAAACCAAACCTGAAGCAGGAAGCCATTGAACTTGCTAAATCATCGGATGTGGTTGTTCTTTGCATGGGACTTAGTCCGCTGCTAGAAGGTGAGGAGATGCCGGTGAAGGTTGAAGGATTCTCAGGTGGCGACCGTCTGGATATTAAATTACCAAATACACAGACCGATCTTATCCGCGAGATTCAAAAACTGGGAAAACCTACTGTTCTGGTATTGCTCAACGGTAGTGCACTTGCCTTTAATTGGGAAAACGAAAATATTCCGGCTATTGTTGAGGCCTGGTATCCCGGACAAGGTGGTGGAAAAGCTATTGCCGATGTTCTTTTTGGCGATTACAATCCAGCCGGACGTTTACCGCTTACTTTCTATAAATCAATTGATCAGATTCCTGCTTTCACAGAATATGATATGACCGGTAAGACTTACCGTTACTTTAAGGGCGAACCTCTTTATGAGTTTGGTTACGGATTGAGCTACTCTACTTTTGAATATGCACTAAAGAATGTTCCTACAACTATTAAAGCAGGAGAAAATATAAAAGTAACAGCAGAGGTAAAGAACACCGGGAAGATTGATGGTGATGAAGTTGTAGAACTTTACGTATCTCTTCCAGATAGCAAATTAAAAACAGCTATCCGTTCTTTGCAAGGATTCAAGCGTATTCATCTGAAAGCCGGCGAGGTTAAAGAGATTGAATTCGAACTGAAACCAATTCAGATTTCAGCTCGTAATAGTGATAATTTTGCAGTGGTAGAAGCTGGAACAGTACAGATATCTGTTGGCGGAAAACAACCCGATGCTAAATCAATTGCTTCCAGACAGGTTGTTCTGCAGAATATTCAGGTAACAGGTAACACATATTATATTCAGGAATGA
- a CDS encoding alpha-glucuronidase family glycosyl hydrolase: MKNFLYSLFLLLIPTLLYAEDGSRLWLRYQPFSVKQVKGLSVGISSIVSDEPENCTAITELQDAWKQLTGKELPVASSLQEHSLVIGTGKSKLIQSLRGLNKELQTLGSDGFIIRTLKLKGKKVTVIVSQEESGLLYAVFNLLRNIQLNISAPSSLLRTIQFNPAPSFEFDIKEVPSYKIRILNHWDNLDGTIERGYAGHSLWKWEELPGKLSPRYKEYARANASLGINGTVLNNVNASPEILSNAYLQKVKALAEVFRPYGIRVYLSVNFSSPAALGGLPTSDPLNEGVQQWWKDKAKEIYELIPDFGGFLVKANSEGLPGPQDFGRTHADGANMLADALKPFHGIVMWRAFVYKSGMDDRAGQAYKEFTPLDGKFRSNVILQVKNGPIDFQPREPFSPLFGAMTRTSLMPEFQITQEYLGASNHLVYLAPLYKECLESDTYCSGEGSTVAWVTDGKLFPHPLTAIAGVANIGEDANWCGHQFAQANWYAFGRLAWNNELTPEVIAEEWIKQTFNQQKDFVEPVKEMMLASREAAVNYMMPLGLHHLFAWGHHYGPEPWCDVPGARPDWLPSYYHKADTLGIGFDRTLDTGSKAVGQYFVPLRNDYNKLKTCPEQYLLWFHHVPWKHKMKSGQTLWNELCYTYDKGVQQVRGFQKIWDKQESFVDAQRFHEVQSRLKIQSKDAVWWKDACLLYFQTFSRQPIPYDIERPVNELDSLKKIQLNLKHHN, from the coding sequence ATGAAAAACTTTCTGTATAGTTTATTCTTATTGCTGATTCCAACTCTTCTATATGCAGAGGATGGATCGAGGTTGTGGCTTCGTTATCAACCGTTTTCTGTGAAACAAGTAAAAGGCCTTTCAGTAGGAATTTCTTCTATAGTGAGTGATGAACCGGAAAATTGCACTGCAATTACAGAATTGCAAGATGCTTGGAAACAACTCACCGGAAAGGAATTGCCGGTTGCTTCTTCATTACAGGAACATTCGCTGGTAATTGGTACAGGGAAAAGTAAACTTATTCAATCATTAAGAGGATTAAATAAGGAATTGCAGACCTTGGGCAGTGATGGCTTTATTATCCGCACATTGAAATTGAAAGGAAAGAAAGTAACAGTAATTGTTTCTCAGGAAGAAAGTGGATTATTGTATGCTGTCTTTAATCTGTTACGGAACATTCAGTTAAATATTTCTGCTCCCTCCAGTCTTTTAAGAACAATCCAGTTTAATCCTGCTCCCTCTTTTGAATTTGATATTAAAGAGGTTCCTTCTTATAAAATAAGGATACTGAACCATTGGGACAATCTGGATGGTACCATAGAACGTGGGTATGCCGGACATTCTCTGTGGAAATGGGAAGAACTTCCTGGAAAATTATCTCCCCGATACAAAGAATATGCCCGTGCCAATGCTTCCTTGGGCATTAACGGCACTGTACTCAATAATGTAAATGCCAGTCCCGAGATTTTAAGTAATGCCTATTTGCAAAAAGTCAAAGCTTTGGCAGAAGTATTCCGTCCTTATGGCATTCGTGTATATCTTTCTGTGAACTTCTCTTCACCGGCAGCTTTAGGAGGTCTTCCTACTTCCGATCCGTTGAACGAGGGTGTGCAGCAATGGTGGAAAGATAAAGCCAAGGAAATTTATGAACTGATTCCCGATTTTGGCGGTTTCCTTGTGAAAGCAAATTCAGAAGGACTTCCCGGACCACAGGACTTTGGGCGTACTCATGCTGATGGAGCAAATATGCTGGCTGATGCTTTGAAGCCTTTTCATGGAATAGTAATGTGGCGTGCCTTTGTTTACAAATCGGGGATGGACGACAGAGCCGGACAAGCATACAAGGAATTCACTCCACTCGACGGAAAATTCCGTTCCAATGTGATTCTTCAGGTGAAGAATGGTCCGATTGACTTCCAGCCACGTGAACCGTTTAGTCCGTTGTTTGGTGCTATGACACGAACTTCACTGATGCCCGAGTTCCAAATTACACAGGAATACCTGGGAGCTTCCAATCACCTGGTTTATCTTGCTCCGCTATATAAGGAGTGTCTGGAAAGCGATACTTATTGCTCGGGTGAAGGATCTACTGTTGCCTGGGTAACAGACGGAAAACTATTCCCGCATCCGCTTACAGCTATTGCCGGAGTAGCGAATATTGGTGAAGATGCCAACTGGTGCGGACATCAGTTTGCACAGGCCAACTGGTATGCTTTTGGTCGCCTGGCCTGGAATAATGAGCTTACTCCGGAAGTAATTGCCGAAGAATGGATAAAACAGACATTTAATCAACAGAAAGATTTTGTGGAACCGGTGAAGGAGATGATGCTTGCTTCCAGAGAGGCTGCGGTAAACTATATGATGCCTTTGGGACTTCACCACTTATTTGCATGGGGGCACCATTACGGTCCTGAACCTTGGTGTGATGTTCCCGGGGCTCGTCCCGACTGGCTTCCTTCATACTATCATAAAGCCGATACTTTAGGCATTGGCTTCGACCGTACGTTAGATACAGGCAGTAAGGCTGTAGGTCAATATTTCGTTCCATTAAGGAATGATTATAACAAACTAAAAACCTGTCCGGAGCAATATCTTCTTTGGTTTCACCATGTACCGTGGAAACATAAAATGAAAAGCGGACAGACTCTGTGGAATGAGCTTTGCTATACTTATGACAAAGGAGTACAGCAAGTCAGGGGATTTCAAAAAATATGGGATAAACAGGAATCGTTTGTTGATGCACAAAGATTTCATGAAGTGCAATCCCGCCTGAAAATTCAAAGCAAGGATGCGGTTTGGTGGAAAGACGCTTGTCTGCTCTATTTCCAGACTTTCTCCCGTCAGCCTATTCCTTACGATATTGAACGTCCGGTTAATGAACTCGACTCTTTGAAGAAGATACAACTGAATTTAAAACATCATAATTAG
- the uxuA gene encoding mannonate dehydratase, with the protein MEKTWRWFGKNDKITLAMLRQIGVEGIVTALHNVPNGEIWTLEAINELKDYIEAADLRWSVVESLPVSESIKYAGADRDQLIANYKVSLANLGKAGVKTVCYNFMPVIDWIRTDLEHPWADGTSSLYFDKIRFAYFDCNILKREGAEKEYTAEELAKVSELDKTITEAEKDDLINTIIVKTQGFVNGNIKEGDQNPVAIFKRLLALYDGIDRDMLRANMVYFLEQIMPVCDEYGINMCVHPDDPPFQMLGLPRIVTGEADIEWFLNAVNNPHNGLTFCAGSLSAGLHNDVPALARKFASRTHFVHLRSTEATPEGNFMESSHLSGRGHVIELVRIFEKENPGLPMRVDHGRLMLDDGDKGYNPGYSFHGRMFALAQVDGIMATVRDELMNK; encoded by the coding sequence ATGGAAAAAACCTGGAGATGGTTCGGCAAAAACGATAAGATTACGCTGGCCATGCTTAGACAAATAGGAGTGGAAGGCATTGTAACAGCCTTGCACAATGTTCCGAATGGTGAGATTTGGACACTCGAAGCTATCAATGAACTTAAAGATTATATTGAAGCAGCAGACCTTCGCTGGTCGGTTGTGGAAAGTCTGCCGGTAAGCGAAAGCATTAAATATGCCGGAGCAGACAGAGATCAGCTTATTGCCAACTACAAAGTCAGTCTGGCTAATTTGGGAAAAGCAGGGGTAAAGACAGTATGCTACAACTTTATGCCGGTAATAGACTGGATTCGTACAGATCTTGAGCATCCATGGGCCGACGGAACCAGCTCACTTTATTTCGATAAAATCCGCTTTGCATACTTTGACTGCAATATTCTTAAACGTGAAGGTGCCGAAAAAGAGTATACGGCAGAAGAACTTGCAAAGGTGAGCGAACTGGATAAAACCATTACCGAAGCCGAAAAGGACGATTTAATTAACACCATCATTGTAAAGACTCAGGGTTTTGTAAACGGAAACATTAAAGAAGGCGATCAGAATCCGGTTGCCATCTTTAAACGGTTACTTGCTTTGTATGATGGTATAGACAGGGATATGCTTCGTGCCAATATGGTATATTTCCTGGAACAGATTATGCCGGTGTGCGATGAATATGGAATAAACATGTGTGTACATCCTGATGATCCTCCTTTCCAGATGCTTGGCCTGCCACGTATCGTTACAGGAGAGGCAGATATAGAATGGTTCCTCAATGCTGTGAACAATCCTCATAACGGGCTTACTTTCTGTGCCGGATCCTTAAGTGCCGGACTGCATAACGATGTACCTGCACTAGCAAGGAAATTTGCTTCGCGTACTCACTTTGTACATTTGCGAAGCACGGAAGCAACTCCGGAAGGTAACTTCATGGAATCCTCTCACCTTTCCGGACGGGGACATGTTATTGAATTGGTTCGAATATTTGAAAAAGAGAATCCGGGCTTACCTATGCGTGTAGACCACGGACGACTGATGCTTGACGATGGCGACAAAGGCTACAATCCGGGATATTCCTTCCATGGACGCATGTTTGCACTTGCTCAGGTAGATGGAATTATGGCAACAGTGAGAGATGAATTAATGAATAAGTAA
- a CDS encoding SDR family oxidoreductase: MNELFNIAGKVAIVTGGSGVLGSNISRSLLEAGVKVFIIGGHQENVDKVLEEFSSLGEVKGTACNVLDIEQVKKVKEEILNLWGNIDILVNAAGGNIPGGTISDDKSIFDMKVEDMNKVVDLNLNGSIYPCLVFGEVMSKQGYGSIINVSSMATFAALTRVPGYSIAKSGIEIFTKWLAMEMATKFSEKIRVNAIAPGFFIGNQNRAVLINPDGSLTERSKKVLAKTPMKRFGDIKELNGAVQFLCSDAASFITGVVLPIDGGFSSFSGV, translated from the coding sequence ATGAACGAATTATTTAATATAGCTGGAAAAGTAGCTATCGTAACCGGAGGTTCAGGTGTATTGGGCAGTAATATATCACGCAGCTTATTAGAAGCCGGCGTAAAGGTGTTTATTATTGGTGGTCACCAGGAAAATGTAGATAAAGTATTGGAAGAGTTTTCTTCATTGGGAGAAGTAAAAGGTACTGCCTGCAATGTGCTCGATATAGAGCAGGTTAAAAAGGTAAAAGAAGAAATCCTCAATCTATGGGGTAATATTGATATTCTGGTAAATGCAGCCGGAGGAAATATTCCGGGCGGAACAATCAGTGACGACAAGAGCATATTCGATATGAAAGTTGAAGATATGAATAAGGTGGTAGATTTAAACCTCAATGGTTCTATTTATCCTTGTCTGGTTTTCGGTGAAGTAATGTCTAAACAGGGATACGGAAGCATTATCAACGTATCTTCAATGGCTACTTTTGCTGCATTAACTCGTGTTCCGGGATATTCTATTGCCAAGAGCGGAATTGAGATCTTTACTAAATGGTTGGCAATGGAAATGGCTACAAAGTTTAGCGAAAAGATCAGGGTAAATGCCATTGCTCCGGGCTTCTTTATCGGAAATCAGAACAGAGCAGTTCTTATCAATCCTGATGGTTCACTAACCGAACGTAGCAAGAAAGTACTTGCAAAAACTCCTATGAAACGTTTTGGTGATATCAAGGAACTCAACGGAGCTGTTCAGTTCCTTTGCAGTGATGCTGCCAGCTTTATAACAGGTGTAGTTCTGCCTATTGATGGTGGATTCAGTTCTTTCAGCGGGGTATAA